One segment of Pseudomonadota bacterium DNA contains the following:
- the lpxA gene encoding acyl-ACP--UDP-N-acetylglucosamine O-acyltransferase: protein MIHPTAIVDASARVADSADIGPYCVIGADVEIGTHTRVGAHSVISGPTQIGAHNNLYSHTAIGEAPQDKKYAGEATRLVIGDHNTIREFCTINRGTSQDRGVTTIGDDNWIMAYVHIAHDVDVGSHTILANNSTLAGHVVVGDYAILGGFSKAHQFCRIGAHAFCAMDTGLSKDLPPYVVAAGHLGEPKGINIEGLKRRGFNAAQIKTIRGAYKTLYRSELKLDEAIERLTNEARQSSELEILVNFLKSSERSIIR, encoded by the coding sequence CTGCGTGATTGGCGCCGATGTTGAGATCGGCACACACACGCGAGTGGGTGCGCACTCTGTCATCAGCGGACCGACGCAAATCGGCGCACATAACAACCTCTATTCGCATACGGCGATCGGCGAGGCGCCGCAGGACAAAAAATACGCGGGTGAGGCTACGCGGCTGGTGATCGGTGATCACAATACGATCCGCGAGTTTTGTACGATCAACCGGGGCACGTCGCAAGATCGTGGCGTGACGACAATCGGTGATGATAACTGGATCATGGCCTACGTTCATATCGCGCACGATGTGGATGTGGGCAGTCACACCATTCTCGCCAACAATTCGACGTTGGCCGGACATGTGGTAGTTGGTGATTACGCCATCCTTGGAGGATTTTCTAAGGCCCATCAATTTTGCCGTATCGGCGCCCATGCGTTTTGTGCGATGGACACCGGGCTGAGTAAAGACCTCCCGCCCTATGTGGTCGCGGCGGGACATTTGGGTGAGCCCAAAGGGATCAACATTGAGGGACTGAAACGACGGGGTTTCAATGCCGCCCAGATCAAGACTATTCGTGGTGCCTACAAGACCCTCTATCGCAGCGAGCTGAAACTCGATGAGGCGATCGAACGCCTAACCAACGAGGCCCGGCAATCGTCCGAGCTTGAGATTTTGGTTAACTTTCTCAAGTCCTCTGAACGCAGCATCATTCGCTAA
- the lpxB gene encoding lipid-A-disaccharide synthase, which translates to MSVTRTVQTSPPVLRLALVAGELSGDTLGAGLLNQLASQGIQVEAVGVGGPAMQQAGLTSWWEAEDIAVMGLTEVVRHLPRLLRLKRELAKRIRAFQPHAFIGIDLPDFNLRLARSVRSDTCRTIQYVSPSVWAWRPGRVKTIAQAIDQVWCLLPFEPTFYRSHGVSARFVGHPLADRIVPINDHRNARTVLSIDHDRPVFALLPGSREGEVKSLAPVFLNAAKQLQKRHPNAEFVTRLAGSAAARTWREAVAANPSSPLVTECEGTAAEVMAASDVVILASGTVALEALLVGRPMVMAYRLSAFTAWIINRFNLMHVEHFSLPNLLTSEQGLGVFVPELVQDDAEPAKIAAAAHEQYMQRHDNARRDAFNAVREQLAVDANTKATEALLEILASVHSASLTPRASAPHEPSL; encoded by the coding sequence ATGTCGGTCACGCGAACCGTCCAGACCTCACCACCGGTTCTGCGACTGGCCTTGGTGGCCGGCGAGTTGTCTGGCGACACTCTCGGTGCGGGCCTCCTTAATCAACTCGCCTCACAGGGCATTCAGGTCGAAGCGGTTGGTGTTGGCGGCCCCGCTATGCAGCAAGCGGGTCTGACTTCGTGGTGGGAGGCCGAAGACATTGCGGTGATGGGGTTAACCGAGGTCGTGCGTCATCTGCCCCGACTACTCAGGCTTAAGCGCGAGCTGGCCAAACGAATTCGAGCGTTCCAACCGCATGCCTTTATTGGTATTGACCTGCCCGACTTTAATCTACGCCTCGCTCGTTCGGTGCGCAGTGATACCTGCCGCACCATTCAATATGTCAGCCCGTCGGTTTGGGCTTGGCGGCCGGGTAGAGTGAAAACGATTGCCCAAGCGATCGATCAAGTGTGGTGTTTATTACCGTTCGAGCCGACCTTTTATCGATCACATGGCGTCTCGGCCCGCTTTGTCGGCCACCCGCTCGCCGACCGCATCGTTCCCATCAACGATCACCGAAACGCCAGGACGGTGTTGAGCATTGACCACGATCGCCCCGTGTTTGCGTTACTGCCCGGCAGCCGGGAAGGTGAGGTCAAGTCGTTGGCGCCCGTGTTTTTGAACGCGGCCAAACAATTGCAAAAACGCCATCCGAATGCTGAGTTTGTCACGCGATTAGCCGGCTCCGCCGCGGCTCGGACGTGGCGAGAGGCGGTTGCGGCAAACCCGTCATCACCGTTGGTCACCGAGTGCGAGGGGACGGCAGCAGAAGTAATGGCTGCCAGCGATGTGGTGATCCTCGCATCGGGCACGGTCGCGCTGGAGGCGCTGTTGGTCGGACGGCCGATGGTGATGGCGTACCGGTTGTCGGCATTCACCGCGTGGATCATAAATCGGTTTAATCTGATGCACGTAGAGCATTTTTCTCTACCCAATCTACTCACCAGTGAGCAAGGATTAGGCGTTTTCGTGCCCGAACTCGTGCAAGACGATGCCGAGCCTGCGAAAATAGCGGCTGCCGCGCATGAGCAGTATATGCAGCGACACGACAACGCTCGTCGCGATGCGTTTAACGCTGTGCGTGAACAACTGGCCGTGGACGCCAATACAAAGGCGACCGAGGCCTTGCTTGAAATCCTTGCGTCTGTGCATTCCGCGTCTTTGACGCCTCGCGCTTCGGCGCCTCACGAACCCTCACTGTGA